The DNA sequence TCACCCACGACGGCGACCGCCCGAGCAGCCCGGCGAGCACCGGACGGCTCAGACCACGCCGCGTGCGCAGGATCTGCATCCGCTGACCGAAGACCAACGGGTGGGCGTACGGATCCGGGACGGCGGCGTCCGGCATGGGGGTGCCCTCCTTCACGCGGCTCGACACGGCAGCGGCTCGACACGGCAAGCGTAGAGCGCGAGCGCGTGGTCACGTCAGCGCTCACCCCTATGCGGGACGGCAGTTGGGTCGGCGGATCGCCTACTCAGGGCTCTGAAGCACATCTTTCGAACGCAGTAGTACAGCGAGCTCCGTCAAGGACTGGACGCGCCAGTCCGCCACGGCCGCTTCCGCGCTGTCCGCCCAGAGGTGCCCCAACGGCCCTCGCCGCAGGTGCGCCGTGCGGAACCCGGCCGCCGCCGCGGGAACGCAGTCGTTGGCAGGGTGATCACCCACGTAAACCGTACGCTCCGGCGAGGTCCCGGCCAGCTCGGCGACGCGGACGAAGAAGGTGGGGTCCGGCTTGGCCACCCCCCACTCCCCCGAGGTCGCGACGGCGTCGACAGGAAGGTTCATGGCCCGGAGCAGGTCACCGGCCCGGGCGGTCTGGTTGCCGGCCAGAAACACGCGCAGGCCGGTGGAGTGGAGCGCCCGCAACGCCGGGCGGGCGTCCGGGTATAGATCCGACTCGTCCAGCCGTTCGCCGAATCCCGCCGTTTCCTTGGCGCGAGTCTCAGCGGCGAGGTCGACACCCGGCCGGAACATCCGAATCGCGTCGGCGTTGTCCCGCCCCTGCGCCACGACGGCGCCGACCAGCGCGGACAAAGTGTGCCGGGGAACCGCGAGCCAGTCCGCCCAAGAGGCCCAGCCCCGGTCGTCCTTGATGATCGTTTCACCGATGTCGAAAACCACTGCCTCGATCACGCGAGGCAGCCTACGGGGCGGAGCCGACTGCGCGGAGGCGGAAGCGCCTGCGGATCAGCGCCGAAATAGCTTCCCTCCGGTACTCAGGCAGCCACCAGGACTATCTTCACTACGAGTTCGCCGACCCAGCGCCGCCGTTCCGGGCTCCGGGACTCGGTCTCCTCCAGCACGATCCGCCGGGCGTAGCCGTTGTAGGCGACCGTCTCCGGCGCGGCCGCGGGCGCCTTGGCCAAGGTGACCAGAGCGACGTCCGGCTGTCCGTCGAGGTGGTGGGCGCGGGCCTCCTCGATGCGGTGCCGCGCCCGGCGCGGGCGGGACGGGATCAGGTCCCCGTCCGCCCTGGCGGACTGCCGGACCGACTCGGGGCCCGCGTGCGACTCCACGGCGACAGTGACGGCGTGGCCGACATCATGGCGGCCGAGAAGGAGGTGGCCGAGTGGAAGAACCGGGACGGCAGCGCCTCCGCGACCTCGCGGGCCCTGTCCCACCAGCCCCACGCGGTCCCCGCCTCACCACGCCGTGCCGCCGTGTACCCCGCCTCGAAGCGCAGAGCCCCGGTGACGGCACGCACCTCGGTGCTCGCGTCCGGGAGCAGCGGCTCCAGGAACCGCAGCACCTCCGCGTTGACCGCTTCCGCCGCGTCGAAGCGTCCGGCGTCGCGGTGGGCCTGGATGGTCAGCCAGGCGGCGACGCCGACGGCGTGGGGGTCCTCGGATTCCTGCGCCGCCACCATCCCGCGCGCGGCCACCCGCCAGAGGAGGGCCGGGTCAGGCTGGTAGGCCACGAAGAACTGGGCCAGCGAGTACACCTCGGACAGAATCGCCTGCATCGCCCGCCGCTCGGCCGACGACTCGGCCGCTCGCGCGTCGCACTGGGCATCCCGGATGAGGGTGGCGGCAGCCCGCCCACGACCTCGCGGTGGTTGGCGGCCGAATGGCGGGCCACCCAGGCCCGGTCGAGCCGCTGCCGCAGCATCGCGGCGGACACCGGCTCCCGGTCGCACCGAATCGGGAATGCGTCGACCGCTTCCCGTACGGCGGGCAGGAGCCGGTGCCCCGGGCCCGTGAACAGCTCGGCCGACATGCCCGGGTCACCGGTCAGTTCGACCAGGTCGCGCACGCGCAGGACCTCGGCGATGCGCAGGATCATCGACAGGGACGGCGTGTTGAGGACGCCGTTCTCCACCTGCTTCACCCACGACGGCGACCGCCCGAGCAGCCCGGCGAGCACCGGACGGCTCATTCCGCGGCGAGTGCGCAGGATCTGCATCCGCTGGCCGAAGACCAGCGGGTGGGCGTACGGGTCCGGGGCGGCCTCGTCCGGTAATGGGATGTCCTCCTTCGCGCGGCTCGACGCGGCAAGCGTAGAGCGCGGAGTTGCGCGAGCGGCAGTGAACGACCCGAGCGCGTGGGACCGTTGAGCACGGTGGGCGGCTCGCTCAGGGCCCCGACAAGGGTCGATCAGCACGGCCGACGGCTACAGGAGGCCGACAGGGAGGAGACCGCGTGTACGCACTGCGCGTCGTTCTTTGGGACATCGACCACGCGCTGATCGACACCCGAGGGGCCGGACGGGAACCGTCGGGCACCGCCTTCGCGCAGGTGACGCGACGCCACCGTGCTGATCGAAGGGAAAGTGCGGGCAAAGGCGGCCGGACCCCCGTTCAGGCACCCCCGTGCGGTACGCGCGGCCCGTCCCCGTCCTGCCGGTCAGGCGGCCGGCTGATCCTGACTGTTCTGCCAGTGGCGCAGAGGCTTGATGAGGCGGTCCCCTGCCTGGTGGTCGATGGCCTCGGCCAGGCCGTGGAGGAGGGAGGCGAGCATGGCCCGGGTGGTCGGGTCGGTCAGCCGTTCCGAGGGTCGGGCCGTGGGGTCGAGGCGGGTGTGCACCTCGGGGACGGCGACTTGGGGGCCGCCGACGACGTAGACGTTGAGCAGCGCGAACAGTTCACGCAGCTGACTCTGGGCGCGGATGCCGCCGAAGATGCCGGGTGAGGCGGAGAGGACCATGGCGGCGTGGCCGGGCAGCGCGCCGGCGCCATAGGGGCGGGACGCCCAGTCCAGCGCGTTCTTCAGCACGCCCGGCAGCGCGCCGTTGTACTCGGGGGTGGCCACGATCAGGCCGTCGGCCTCGGTGATGGCCTGCCACAGCCGGCGCACGGCGGCGGGCGGGTCGTTCTCCAGGTCCTCGTTGAAGTGCGGCAGGTCACCGAGGTGCCTGAACACCTCGATGTGCATGCCGTCGGGGGCGAGAGCCTGCAGGTCCTCCAGGATCCGCGTGTTGAAGGAAGCGGCTCGCAGCGAGCCGGAGATGGCCAGGACACGGCTCATGACGGGAATGCTCCTGGATCGGGAGTATCGGGGAGTTATCGGGGAGTTGGGGACGGGCGAGGGGAGCGAGGGGAGCGGGTGGGGCCGCCGAGGCGGGGCGGGACGGCGTGCGTCAGCCGCGGTAGCTTTCGTGGCGGGCGAAGTCGGGGATCTCGTGCGCTTCGAAGGCGTCGGTGTAGCGCAGGGGGCGGATGGTGTCGATGTTCCAGACGTAGATCGGCAGCCGGTCCCGGTTGGCGGCCAGCCGGGCCCGGCCGGGGCCGTGGTTCATCCCGCCGGGGGTGATGCCGGCCAGCCCTGTCGGTGACCCGGCGGAACGGCCGTCGCCGGTTCCGAGGGGGACGATGACCTCGTCGTAGTCGACGTTGCGGTGGTAGGGCTGGACCCGCTCGGCGTCGTCGGCGGTCTGTGTGGGACGCGGGGCCATGGTGACGATCCAGTTCTTGCCCGCCTGGAAGGTGGCGTGGGTCATCGGCGGCACGTCCAGCCGTTCGGAGGTGACGGGGCGGATGTCGGCCAGACGCAGCCGGAAGGGGGCGAGGGTGCCGGTCCAGCCCTGCACGTCGGCGGGGTCGAACGCGTAGAAGATCGACGACAGCCGGCCGTCCCGCTTGACGAGCACCTCCCACTCGCCGTCCGCGTTCCGCGCGGAGGGCACGGTGGCCCGGGCGTCGAGCCGGGGGACATCGAGCACGCCGCGGTCGAAAGGCAGGAAGTGCCCCAACGGGCCGCGTTCGGGCAGGGTGAGGGGTTCGCGCGTCTCCACGACGTAGATCACGTGCGGGCCGCCGGCCGCGTCGGGGACGACGCGGTGGTTGGTGCCCTTGGGGATCACCAGGTACTCCAGCGGTCCGTAGTTGAGCGTCCCGTAGTCGGTGACGAGGGTGCCGGAGCCGGACTGGGTGAGCAGCAGGGTGTCGCCGTCGGCGTTGCGGAGGTAGTACGGCATGGGCGCGGTCCGCCGCGACACCGAGAGGGTGAGGTCGTCGTTGTACAGCAGGGGCGTCGGCAGCGCGCGGGCGTCGTGCTCGTCGGCGGTCCGTACTTCGGTGAGTTGGATGCCGCGGGGCCGGACCGGGCCCTCCACGCGCAGCCAGTCGGTGGTGGGGTGGGCGTGGTAGAGCTGGGAGACCTCGCCCTCGAACCCCTGGCGGGCGTGGTGCTCCTCGTAGGTGCCCTCGGGCACCTGCGCGTGGGCCTGGGGGGATATCCGGCCCTGAGCGTGCTTGGCGTACATGTTCGTCTCCTTCCGCCGGCGCGCCGGCCCGGACGAGTGCCATGCCGGGTGCCGTGCCGGGCACCGTGCCGGGTGCCATGTCGGGTGCCGTGCCGGGTGACCGAGCGGGCGTATGGCGTGGACGTACGACGCGTACGTACGACGCGGGCGTACGACGCGGGCGTACGACGCGGGCGTACGACGTGGACAGGCTCCGGCCACGCGGTCAGTGGTGTGGTGGGTGGGGGCGGCCTGCCCTCAGCGGTCGCGGTGGGT is a window from the Streptomyces mobaraensis genome containing:
- a CDS encoding HAD family hydrolase, yielding MIEAVVFDIGETIIKDDRGWASWADWLAVPRHTLSALVGAVVAQGRDNADAIRMFRPGVDLAAETRAKETAGFGERLDESDLYPDARPALRALHSTGLRVFLAGNQTARAGDLLRAMNLPVDAVATSGEWGVAKPDPTFFVRVAELAGTSPERTVYVGDHPANDCVPAAAAGFRTAHLRRGPLGHLWADSAEAAVADWRVQSLTELAVLLRSKDVLQSPE
- a CDS encoding NADPH-dependent FMN reductase codes for the protein MSRVLAISGSLRAASFNTRILEDLQALAPDGMHIEVFRHLGDLPHFNEDLENDPPAAVRRLWQAITEADGLIVATPEYNGALPGVLKNALDWASRPYGAGALPGHAAMVLSASPGIFGGIRAQSQLRELFALLNVYVVGGPQVAVPEVHTRLDPTARPSERLTDPTTRAMLASLLHGLAEAIDHQAGDRLIKPLRHWQNSQDQPAA
- a CDS encoding homogentisate 1,2-dioxygenase — encoded protein: MYAKHAQGRISPQAHAQVPEGTYEEHHARQGFEGEVSQLYHAHPTTDWLRVEGPVRPRGIQLTEVRTADEHDARALPTPLLYNDDLTLSVSRRTAPMPYYLRNADGDTLLLTQSGSGTLVTDYGTLNYGPLEYLVIPKGTNHRVVPDAAGGPHVIYVVETREPLTLPERGPLGHFLPFDRGVLDVPRLDARATVPSARNADGEWEVLVKRDGRLSSIFYAFDPADVQGWTGTLAPFRLRLADIRPVTSERLDVPPMTHATFQAGKNWIVTMAPRPTQTADDAERVQPYHRNVDYDEVIVPLGTGDGRSAGSPTGLAGITPGGMNHGPGRARLAANRDRLPIYVWNIDTIRPLRYTDAFEAHEIPDFARHESYRG